GGAGCAAAAAAACCTAGGTTAAAACTACAGCTTATAGTTAAGGATAGAAAGCATGGGGGCTTAGGAGTCCCTCTCATTCAGGAATACGCACAGGCTGCTTTACTTGCCCAAGCCATACGGACACAAAACATTAATGCCGCACAAGAGACATGGTATAGAGGGGAATTACCAAGAAGATCTCAATGTAGAGACTTGCGGACTTTGTTCTGGACCTCCTCCAAGCAATCTATAGAAGTGGCCGATATGGGGACTAGCGTGGTTTTGAGACATTTATTAAGAAATTGGCATTGTGTGAAAAACAAACTTCGACTTGAAGATAAGTTGATAAATAGCCTTCCAGTCCTTATTATAGAAAACATGAATGAAAATCTAAATCTATCTAATTGGATACAGAGTGGTATTATCCTAATTGAGGACTTGATAGATGGAGATACTTTAAAGTCCTTTAATGAACTCCAAGCGGAATTTAATTTACCCACTGGTGAATGCTTTAGATATTTAAGAGTTAAGAGTTTTCTGACAAAAGCCCTAAACTGGAATCAGGGTCCGGCAGCTCAAATTCTTTTTAAACAACTGGTGGAAAGCTCCGACCATAGAAAATTATTAGCAAAAGCGCTAAAACTGATTAGGGCTTGTAAAAACgaatatatttcttttgcaCTAGCCAAGTGGGAGAaagatttaaatattaaagtaaatgATGAAGACTGGAATAGAGCTTTAAACTTAACTTATAAGTACATACACTGCCTAAACTTAAATGAGCTTCAATATAAGCTTATGAATAGATGGTATTTGGTCCCCACactattaacaaaaatgtttcctAACAATTTGCCAAACTGTTGGAGATGCGGAGCGGAAAAAGGAGACATGATGCATATTTGGTGGAATTGTTTGCCAATAAAAAGATTATGGTTAAAAGTCTCAAACAGATTAGTCAATAAATTTGGCCCGCATTGGAAGTTGACCCCAGAAAGAGCATTACTCCACTTAAATTTACCCAATCTCGTAACTAAAGACACCCAATTCCTACTGCATTTATTGACtgcaataaaaatagtaatagccAGAAGTTGGAGATCCTCCGAGGTAATAATATGGGCAAAGATAAAATCCCAATTAATTTACCAATGTCAGATGGAAAAGGGGATTTTGTCTCAAACAACATGGAGTAGCACAAAGTACGTAATATGGGAAAAGTGGCTAAAACTTCTTTCTGACGGAGAACTTGATGTTTAGACAATTTACTACTGAATGGAACCCTGTCCAGAGAAACTCGACACCATACATAGACAGAATATTCGATATCAATGGAATCcttgtatgttatatgttatgtttgtttttttaaggtcaTTGCAATGtcatttttgtattgttaatttgcGAAGTTACCGGAGTGAGTGTGTTCAGCCTCATGTCTATCTGTCATCACCTTTACGATTGTTACCAACTGGAAATAAAAGATATGATTTTGGAGGCAAATGGAATGTGTCGTGTAATTATTTTATCGGGGTTGATGTAGATGTTTTGATGTCCCTCAAAAGTATTGTCTACTCAGCATAAACGTTGTAATACAACGTCCCCCGTCGTTcagcatacatttttatatttacccGTGACGTGTCTTCATAGTATGACCTTTGTAGTATTTACTGTGTGTGGAATGAAATCTCCCGATTTTactccaataaaatatatttattcactagCTGTATTTGTTCATCTTTAGAGGTGATCGCTGTTTAAAGCTCAAATTTACCGGatttagtaaaaataattaaaaaaaaaaaacattttgaaacagaTTGCAGGTTTGATGGTGAAATTTTTGTAACAATGATGTAAAGAAGACACTGAAAGGTCAGGGCTTTCGTACGACTACTGTTTATACCTCTTTTTTTGAGAGATTTACTGCATTGTCTTACGCAATTTCCTATTGGTAGAaaagaggctttttttttttgttactgagTGACGGTTGAATGTATAATGCAGAGCAAGAGGGACGCAAGACCAGGTGAAGAACCAGAGCCCCCCCGGCTGTGCTACCAGCATGGTAGGGTTTTACAAGAGGAGAGACTTGTTGTAAGTGACTTTGAGTAAACGGTGTGTGGTTTGATTGACCAAATACATCAGGAAATCTCCTTATAGGATCCATACCACATCCTCATTCGGCACCAGTGTCTATATATCTAGTGGGCTACCAAGAAGAGGACTCGTATCTCCATCGGGTCAGGTATCCCGATGGAGATATCCTCTTTCTTGCTGGCGCGTATGTTGGCACAGACTGGCCATAGGGTTTACGACATAATACCCCGGACCCCTCATTCTCCATAGGCTAGTAACAGTCACGCATCTCCCCAGTAGAGGGTTCCGAGTGTACAGAATCGTCCTCATGGGATTTGGAACCCTGCACACCGTTATGGTAACACTGTCACACTGACGCATAAGACGCATGAAGGTGTTGCGACAGGGTAAGCTGACCCAGGGGACAATGTCCAGATTGGGAGCCACTGTCCACTGTTAGCGTTTGACTCCTGAAAGCATATTACGGCCAAAGTAAAACGGGAACGTGGCTTCCCATAATCCTTCTTTCTCAAATCCTCTCTCAAGTCGCAATAATGACTTACAAGAAACAACTTCCCATTGTCGTAAGACTGTTGCACACACGCacgtaaaaaatatttgtggttGGGATAAAAGCTTTTACACAACCAGCACACACATCAGTGTAAAGCTCAGCGCTCAGAAGGAACTCTAAACATGAATCGACCAAGGTATCGTAACTCGTTTTTTACTTAATCTTGAGTATCTTCCAATAGGACGCCTAGAGAAGATGTATCAGACGCTTAGGATTATGTATCATGTCACTAACTTCTTCCATACTATGTTTAGCATACATTAACAGTATGATGTGATAAAATTCCAGAAGGGAATCTTGCCAACCTTTTTGGAATAACACGCTTTTGGGGCTTTTTGGTTCTATACAGTAAAGAAGTGTCCTTCAGACTAAGAGTGGTGTTGACCTCCCTGGTGAGCCTCAGCAACCTGTTTCTTCTCATCGCCTTGGTGTCCGACCAGTGGATCTtcggaaataaaagaaatgggaTCCTTTATCTTGGCATATGGAGATTTTGTGGTGCTGCGATATGTTTAGCAGAGCCAAATGGATGTGAGTGGTAACCCTAGTCAATAATTCAGAACCAAtcttcaccagagaacaggagcTCGTTCCATTCTTCTATCACTTGACCCTTTAGGACTCATCCCGGTCCATATAATGATCTCGTCCAACTATTGCAGacattttttcagcaatttatatgctattataatatatataactagatgtcaaaagtttggggtcacttagaaatatattttttattgaaatttggtcaatttaaataacatgaaacagATCAGAAACATTTGGTTCTTTAAGAGGGACTGGTTAAATTTAGCAAGGGCAAATGGGAGGTATGCTATTGTCTATAGATCATCCTTTAATCCTCACTTTGCTTTTCTGATTAGACTACATCAAGGCCGTTTTCATTGTTTGCTTCATCATCTCCTTCTTGGTAAATGTGGTTGCCGTGCTGCACTTCATCTATGACTTTTCTACTATTACCAACTTCAAGAAGAGTCTCGGCCAAGTAATGCTGGTCATGGGTGAGTACGAGGCCGAGTTTAACTTTTTGCTCAAGCTTTACTGAAGTGAAACACCCGGTAATACTATGGAACGTGTAGTCTTCTCCATCCAAGGGTGATAATTTAATAGCTACGGTGTGAGGAGGAAAGGGTAAAGTGGCTGTGACTTAGCAATGAGGTGTATAGGTCTAGAGAAGAGGTTGGTGTCCTAAAACGTAATTTTTTTCGTATTTCCTCTCTGCAGCATTTTTCGAGGCTACCGGGATGATCAACGCgagcatttttttcattctctcCCCGTTTTATGAAAGCTTGGCTTATGCGTATTTCATGGGATGGATCGCCGTTGCCATGGCACTCGCCGccggtatgtattttttttaatcttaagtCATTTATACAGCAAGATGTAGTCACAAGAACCCAGAAATCCTTTTTCTTAAACCTAAGTCTCTGAGGTCTTATTGGACCGTACATCCATGCATGTCAGCCAAGGGATAGGTCTGACCATGTTTAAAGTAGGAAGCACGGAAGATACAATTCAGATCTAACCAGTCTGCCCATGATAATGGAATAAGCTCAGCAGATGACTTGTTGTACGGCTGTCACCTATAGAATAACGTCTGTGATCCACCACCACCATGGCTCAGCTTCCAACTGATGATGTCCCTCAACACTCTTCGAGAAGCCCAGGTTTGATGCTCTTTCCTAACTATCCCTCCTGTTCTTTCCTTAGGTATTGTGAGCTATTGGCACGCCACAGTTGAACCAGAAATAGAAGAACCACCAACTATAAAAGATGCCACCGGGGAAAGCCCTCCACCCTACTCTGTTATGCCTTAAGTTCACAGCCTGGAGATCAAACGCCTTTTCTCCTATAAGACCCAACATTTCTAAACATCTTGGACTGCAAAGGACTACACAACCAATATTGTTCTGCAATAATAATcaagacattttattgtttgccatattttttaaaattgtaaggTTTTTAATTATTGATGCGTAATTTGTGTCCGGCTCATGGAGTGCAGACCCATCCATCCGTTATGAATCTTCTGACCCAGATCTTACTGCTCAGATCAAGCATATTAAGCAGGGTTATCTCGAGTCttccatggggaaaaaaacacggTGAGATGAAATGCCTCCATA
This window of the Spea bombifrons isolate aSpeBom1 chromosome 12, aSpeBom1.2.pri, whole genome shotgun sequence genome carries:
- the LOC128469965 gene encoding lens fiber membrane intrinsic protein-like; translated protein: MNRPSKEVSFRLRVVLTSLVSLSNLFLLIALVSDQWIFGNKRNGILYLGIWRFCGAAICLAEPNGYYIKAVFIVCFIISFLVNVVAVLHFIYDFSTITNFKKSLGQVMLVMAFFEATGMINASIFFILSPFYESLAYAYFMGWIAVAMALAAGIVSYWHATVEPEIEEPPTIKDATGESPPPYSVMP